A stretch of the Vitis riparia cultivar Riparia Gloire de Montpellier isolate 1030 chromosome 13, EGFV_Vit.rip_1.0, whole genome shotgun sequence genome encodes the following:
- the LOC117928644 gene encoding tropinone reductase homolog At5g06060-like encodes MAEGNGGFSSSGWSLRGTTALVTGGTRGIGYAVVEELAGLGATVHTCSRNEAELDKCLREWHAKGFAVTGSVCDGSDRAQREQLMEKVSSIFNGKLNILINNVGTNIRKPTVDFTAAEYSTIMTTNLESAYHLCQLAHPLLKASGAGNIVFVSSVAGVVSLGTGSIYAATKAAMNQLTKNLACEWAKDNIRSNSVAPWYIKTSLVEHLLQKQDFFESVISRTPLGRPGEPKEVSSLVAFLCLPVASYITGQVICVDGGMTVNGFYPNI; translated from the exons ATGGCGGAGGGAAATGGCGGTTTCAGCAGCTCCGGATGGTCTCTCAGAGGCACGACCGCCCTCGTCACCGGTGGCACTCGTGGAATCGG ATATGCGGTAGTAGAAGAGCTGGCTGGACTGGGTGCCACCGTACACACCTGTTCACGTAACGAAGCAGAGCTCGATAAATGCTTGCGCGAGTGGCATGCTAAGGGTTTTGCAGTGACTGGTTCGGTTTGTGATGGGTCGGATCGAGCCCAGCGTGAGCAGTTGATGGAGAAGGTCTCTTCCATTTTCAATGGGAAGCTTAATATCCTG ATAAATAATGTGGGGACAAATATCAGGAAACCAACAGTTGATTTCACTGCTGCAGAATATTCAACAATCATGACTACCAACCTTGAATCCGCTTACCATCTGTGCCAACTTGCCCACCCTCTTTTAAAAGCATCTGGAGCAGGAAACATTGTGTTTGTTTCCTCTGTTGCAGGTGTGGTGAGTTTGGGTACTGGATCAATTTATGCAGCAACAAAAG CTGCAATGAATCAACTTACAAAGAATTTAGCTTGTGAGTGGGCAAAAGACAATATCAGGAGCAATAGTGTTGCACCCTGGTACATCAAGACCTCTCTTGTTGAACAT TTGCTACAAAAGCAAGACTTCTTTGAAAGTGTAATCTCCAGAACACCCCTCGGACGACCAGGAGAGCCGAAGGAGGTCTCGTCTCTGGTGGCATTCCTTTGCCTTCCTGTGGCTTCTTACATCACAGGGCAGGTTATTTGCGTGGACGGTGGAATGACTGTGAATGGTTTCTATCCCAACATCTGA
- the LOC117927914 gene encoding laccase-17-like — MGASLIPSTTIFKVLFLVLNSLWFLPELANGSGITRHYKFNIKLQNVTRLCHTKSIVSVNGQFPGPPIIAREGDRVVVKVVNHVQNNVTIHWHGVRQLRSGWADGPAYVTQCPIQTGQTYVYNFTITGQRGTLFWHAHISWLRSTLYGPIIILPKKNVPYPFAKPYKEVPIIFGEWWNTDPEAVITQALQNGGGPNVSDAYTINGLPGPLYNCSAQDTFKLKVKPGKTYLLRLINAALNDELFFSIANHTLTVVDVDAIYVKPFKTDTILITPGQTTNLLVKAKPHFPNATFLMAARPYATGRGTFDNSTVAGLLHYEPLPKSSPSAPSFENLPLFKPTLPPLNDTSFAANFTRKLRSLANTQFPANVPQKVDKRFFFTVGLGTNPCPQNQTCQGPNNSTMFSASVNNVSFVLPTTAILQAHFFQQSNGVYTTDFPATPIFPFNYTGTPPNNTMVSNGTKVVVLPFNTSVELVLQDTSILGIESHPLHLHGFNFFVVGQGFGNFDAKKDPSKFNLVDPVERNTVGVPSGGWVAIRFLADNPGVWLMHCHLEVHTSWGLKMGWIVKDGKMPNQKLPPPPSDLPKC, encoded by the exons ATGGGTGCTTCTCTTATTCCATCAACAACAATTTTCAAAGTCCTATTCCTAGTTTTGAACTCTTTGTGGTTCCTTCCCGAGCTTGCCAATGGTTCTGGCATCACTAGGCATTACAAGTTCAAT ATCAAGTTGCAGAATGTGACAAGGCTGTGCCACACGAAGAGCATCGTAAGTGTGAATGGGCAGTTTCCAGGGCCTCCCATCATTGCTAGGGAAGGGGATCGTGTGGTTGTTAAGGTGGTTAATCATGTTCAGAACAATGTCACCATTCATTG GCATGGAGTTCGGCAGCTTAGAAGTGGGTGGGCAGACGGGCCTGCGTATGTGACTCAATGCCCAATTCAAACAGGCCAGACCTATGTATACAATTTCACCATCACTGGCCAAAGGGGAACCCTGTTCTGGCATGCTCATATTTCATGGCTAAGATCCACTCTTTATGGCCCTATCATCATCCTTCCAAAGAAAAATGTGCCTTACCCATTTGCCAAACCTTACAAGGAAGTTCCGATCATATTCG GAGAATGGTGGAATACGGATCCGGAGGCCGTCATTACCCAGGCCCTACAGAATGGAGGTGGCCCCAATGTCTCTGATGCCTATACCATCAACGGCCTCCCTGGCCCCTTGTACAACTGCTCAGCTCAAG ATACTTTCAAGCTAAAGGTGAAACCTGGAAAGACATACCTCCTGAGATTGATCAATGCTGCACTCAATGATGAGCTCTTCTTCAGCATTGCCAACCACACCCTTACAGTGGTTGATGTGGATGCCATTTACGTTAAACCCTTTAAAACCGATACAATTTTGATCACTCCTGGCCAAACCACCAACCTCCTCGTCAAGGCCAAACCCCACTTCCCTAATGCCACCTTCCTCATGGCTGCTCGCCCTTATGCCACCGGCCGAGGAACCTTTGACAATTCCACTGTCGCCGGTCTCCTACACTATGAACCACTACCCAAATCCTCTCCCTCTGCCCCCTCATTTGAAAATCTTCCACTCTTCAAACCAACACTCCCTCCTCTAAATGACACTTCCTTTGCAGCCAACTTCACCCGCAAACTCCGCAGTTTAGCAAACACTCAGTTCCCTGCTAATGTACCTCAAAAGGTTGATAAGCGATTTTTCTTCACGGTTGGGCTGGGGACAAACCCTTGCCCCCAGAACCAGACTTGTCAAGGACCCAATAATAGCACCATGTTTTCAGCTTCGGTTAACAATGTCTCTTTTGTTCTACCCACCACAGCCATCCTTCAAGCACACTTTTTTCAGCAATCCAATGGCGTCTACACCACAGATTTTCCAGCCACTCCAATCTTTCCTTTCAATTATACAGGGACACCACCCAACAACACCATGGTGAGCAACGGAACTAAGGTGGTAGTGCTTCCATTTAACACGAGTGTGGAGTTGGTGCTACAGGATACAAGTATTCTGGGAATTGAAAGCCACCCTTTGCACCTTCATGGCTTCAATTTCTTTGTGGTTGGTCAAGGTTTTGGGAACTTTGATGCTAAGAAGGACCCTTCCAAATTCAATCTCGTAGACCCTGTTGAAAGAAACACAGTAGGTGTGCCGTCCGGCGGTTGGGTAGCTATTCGCTTCCTCGCTGACAATCCAGGTGTATGGCTCATGCATTGCCATCTGGAAGTCCACACAAGCTGGGGTTTGAAGATGGGTTGGATAGTAAAGGATGGCAAAATGCCTAATCAGAAGCTGCCTCCTCCACCCTCTGACCTTCCCAAGTGTTGA
- the LOC117927446 gene encoding laccase-17-like, whose amino-acid sequence MGASLLSSTAIFRVMFIVLNTLWLFPELASSAGITRHYKFNIKLQNVTRLCHTKSIVSVNGQFPGPHIIAREGDRVVVKVVNHVQNNVTIHWHGVRQLRSGWADGPAYVTQCPIRTGQTYVYNFTITGQRGTLFWHAHISWLRSTLYGPIIILPKKNVPYPFVKPYKEVPIIFGEWWNADPEAVITQALQNGGGPNVSDAYTINGLPGPLYNCSAQDTFKLKVKPGKTYLLRLINAALNDELFFSIANHTLTVVDVDAIYVKPFKTDTILITPGQTTNLLLKAKPHFPNATFLMAARPYATGRGTFDNSTVAGILHYEPPPKSSPSASSFKNLPLFKPTLPPLNDTSFAANFTGKLRSLANTQFPANVPQKVDQRFFFTVGLGTNPCPQNQTCQGPTNITMFSASVNNVSFVLPTTAILQAHFFQQSKGVYTTDFPTTPIFPFNYTGTPPNNTMVSNGAKVVVLPFNTSVELVLQDTSILGIESHPLHLHGFNFFVVGQGFGNFDSKKDPPKFNLVDPVERNTVGVPSGGWVAIRFLADNPGVWFMHCHLEVHTSWGLKMAWIVMDGKLPNQKLPPPPSDLPKC is encoded by the exons ATGGGTGCTTCTCTTCTTTCATCAACAGCAATTTTCAGAGTCATGTTCATAGTTTTGAACACTCTGTGGCTCTTTCCCGAGCTTGCCAGTAGTGCTGGCATCACTAGGCATTACAAGTTCAat ATCAAGCTGCAGAATGTGACAAGATTGTGCCACACGAAGAGCATTGTGAGTGTGAATGGGCAGTTTCCAGGACCTCACATCATTGCTAGGGAAGGAGATCGAGTGGTGGTTAAGGTGGTTAACCATGTCCAGAACAATGTCACCATCCATTG GCATGGAGTTCGGCAGCTTAGGAGTGGGTGGGCAGACGGGCCTGCATATGTGACTCAATGCCCAATTCGAACAGGCCAGACCTATGTATACAATTTCACCATCACTGGCCAAAGAGGAACCCTGTTTTGGCATGCTCACATTTCATGGCTAAGATCCACTCTCTATGGACCCATCATCATCCTTCCAAAGAAAAATGTCCCTTACCCGTTTGTCAAACCCTACAAGGAAGTTCCCATCATATTTG GAGAATGGTGGAATGCGGATCCGGAGGCAGTCATTACCCAGGCCCTGCAGAATGGAGGTGGCCCAAATGTCTCTGATGCCTATACCATCAACGGCCTCCCTGGCCCCTTGTACAACTGCTCAGCTCAAG ATACTTTCAAGCTAAAGGTGAAGCCCGGAAAGACATACCTCCTGAGATTGATCAATGCTGCACTCAATGATGAGCTCTTCTTCAGCATTGCCAACCACACCCTTACAGTGGTTGATGTGGATGCCATTTACGTTAAACCCTTTAAAACCGATACAATTTTGATCACTCCTGGCCAAACCACCAACCTCCTCCTCAAGGCCAAACCCCACTTCCCTAATGCCACCTTCCTCATGGCTGCTCGCCCTTATGCCACCGGCCGTGGAACCTTTGACAATTCCACAGTCGCCGGAATCCTCCACTATGAACCACCACCCAAATCCTCTCCCTCTGCCTCCTCATTTAAAAACCTTCCACTCTTCAAACCAACACTCCCTCCTCTAAATGACACTTCCTTCGCGGCCAACTTCACTGGCAAACTCCGAAGTTTAGCAAACACTCAGTTCCCCGCTAATGTACCCCAAAAAGTTGATCAACGCTTTTTCTTCACGGTTGGGCTGGGTACAAACCCTTGCCCGCAGAACCAGACCTGTCAAGGACCTACTAATATCACCATGTTTTCAGCTTCCGTTAACAACGTCTCCTTCGTTCTTCCCACCACAGCCATCCTCCAAGCCCACTTTTTCCAACAATCCAAAGGCGTCTACACCACAGATTTCCCCACCACGCCAATCTTTCCTTTCAATTATACAGGGACACCACCCAACAACACCATGGTGAGCAATGGAGCTAAGGTAGTGGTACTTCCGTTTAACACAAGCGTGGAGTTGGTGTTACAAGATACTAGTATTCTTGGAATTGAAAGTCACCCCTTGCACCTTCATGGGTTCAACTTTTTTGTGGTTGGTCAAGGTTTTGGGAACTTCGATTCAAAGAAGGATCCTCCCAAATTCAATCTGGTAGACCCTGTCGAGAGGAACACCGTGGGTGTGCCTTCCGGCGGATGGGTAGCTATCCGCTTTCTTGCTGACAATCCAG GTGTGTGGTTCATGCACTGCCACTTGGAAGTCCACACAAGCTGGGGTTTGAAGATGGCGTGGATAGTAATGGATGGAAAACTGCCAAATCAGAAGTTGCCTCCTCCACCTTCTGATCTTCCCAAGTGTTGA
- the LOC117927447 gene encoding tropinone reductase homolog At5g06060-like, with product MMAAAESSCSDLRWSLKGATALVTGGTLGIGYAIVEELAGMGAAVYTCSRTESKLNNLLLDWNAKGFDVRGSVCDVSDRAQREQLIEKVSSGFNGKLNILINNVGTNFSKPTIEYTAADFSALMATNIESGYHLCQLAYPLLKASGAGSIVFISSVAGVVSTGTGSIYAATKAAMNQITKSLACEWAKDNIRSNCVAPFCTRTPLIEQMLAKKSMMEAVVSRTPLGRPGEPQEISSLATFLCMPCASYITGQVISVDGGLTANAFSPPIYD from the exons ATGATGGCGGCGGCTGAGAGCAGTTGCAGTGACTTGAGATGGTCTCTCAAGGGCGCAACCGCTCTTGTCACCGGTGGCACTCTTGGAATAGG ATATGCCATAGTAGAGGAGCTAGCTGGAATGGGTGCTGCTGTATACACCTGTTCACGTACCGAATCTAAGCTCAACAATCTGTTGCTTGATTGGAATGCTAAGGGCTTTGACGTAAGGGGTTCGGTCTGTGATGTTTCGGATAGAGCCCAACGAGAGCAGTTGATTGAGAAGGTCTCTTCCGGTTTCAATGGCAAGCTCAACATCCTT ATAAACAATGTGGGGACAAACTTCAGTAAGCCAACGATTGAGTACACTGCTGCAGATTTTTCAGCACTCATGGCTACTAATATTGAGTCTGGTTACCATCTATGCCAACTTGCATATCCTCTTTTGAAAGCATCTGGAGCAGGAAGCATTGTGTTCATCTCCTCTGTTGCAGGCGTGGTGAGTACAGGCACTGGGTCCATTTATGCAGCAACTAAAG CTGCCATGAATCAAATTACAAAGAGCCTGGCTTGTGAGTGGGCAAAAGACAATATCAGGAGCAACTGTGTTGCTCCCTTCTGCACCAGAACGCCTCTCATTGAGCAG ATGCTGGCAAAGAAAAGCATGATGGAAGCGGTGGTCTCTCGAACCCCTTTGGGGCGCCCTGGAGAGCCACAGGAGATCTCGTCTCTGGCGACATTCCTTTGCATGCCTTGTGCTTCATATATCACAGGGCAGGTTATTTCAGTGGACGGTGGATTGACTGCAAATGCTTTTTCTCCCCCGATATATGACTGA
- the LOC117927448 gene encoding tropinone reductase homolog At5g06060-like: MAEAESSCSDSRWSLKGATALVTGGTLGIGYAIVEELAGMGATVHTCARTESKLNDRLRDWNAKGFDVRGSVCDVSDRAQREQLIEKVSSGFNGKLNILINNVGTNFSKPTIGYTVADFSTLIATNIESAYHLSQLAHPLLKASGAGSIVFISSVAGVVSTGTGSIYAATKAAMNQITKSLACEWAKDNIRSNCVAPFCIRTPLIEHELAKKSTMEAVASRTPLGRPGEPKEISSLVTFLCMPCASYITGQVISVDGGLTANGFSPNI, from the exons ATGGCGGAGGCTGAGAGCAGTTGCAGTGACTCGAGATGGTCTCTCAAGGGCGCCACCGCGCTTGTCACCGGTGGCACTCTCGGAATAGg ATATGCCATAGTAGAGGAACTAGCTGGAATGGGTGCTACTGTACACACCTGTGCACGTACCGAATCCAAACTCAACGATCGGTTGCGTGATTGGAATGCTAAGGGCTTTGACGTAAGGGGTTCGGTCTGCGATGTATCGGATAGAGCCCAACGTGAGCAGTTGATTGAGAAGGTCTCTTCTGGTTTCAATGGCAAGCTCAACATCCTT ATAAACAATGTGGGAACAAACTTCAGTAAGCCAACGATTGGGTACACTGTTGCAGATTTCTCAACACTTATTGCTACTAATATTGAATCTGCTTACCATCTATCCCAACTTGCACATCCTCTTTTAAAAGCATCTGGAGCAGGAAGCATTGTGTTTATTTCCTCTGTTGCAGGCGTGGTGAGTACAGGCACTGGGTCCATTTACGCAGCAACTAAAG CTGCAATGAATCAAATTACAAAGAGCTTGGCTTGTGAGTGGGCAAAAGACAACATCAGAAGCAACTGTGTTGCACCCTTCTGCATCAGAACGCCTCTCATTGAacat GAGCTGGCTAAGAAAAGCACGATGGAAGCCGTGGCCTCTCGAACCCCCTTGGGGCGTCCTGGAGAGCCGAAGGAGATCTCATCTCTGGTGACATTCCTTTGCATGCCTTGTGCTTCATATATCACAGGGCAGGTTATCTCAGTGGACGGTGGATTGACTGCAAATGGTTTCTCCCCCAATATATGA